A stretch of the Malus sylvestris chromosome 10, drMalSylv7.2, whole genome shotgun sequence genome encodes the following:
- the LOC126587471 gene encoding uncharacterized protein LOC126587471, with the protein MGDLQVVGGIKKLNNKNYNTWATCMESYLQGQDLWDVVGGNEVTQPEEDTNDTLRKWKIKAGKVMFALKTTVEDDMLEHIRKAKTPKEAWDTFATFFSKRNDTRLQLLENELLSVAQRDMTIAEYFHKVKSICREISELDPSAAIVEFRIKRIIIHGLRPKYRGFVAAVQGWPTQPSLVEFENLLADQEALAKQMGGVLLKGEEEALYTKSKGSFK; encoded by the coding sequence ATGGGAGATCTTCAAGTTGTTGGAGGAATCAAGAAgcttaataacaaaaattacaatACATGGGCAACATGTATGGAGTCTTACCTACAAGGCCAAGATCTTTGGGATGTCGTCGGCGGTAATGAAGTTACACAGCCGGAAGAAGACACCAACGACACTTTGCGGAAGTGGAAGATCAAGGCAGGTAAGGTTATGTTTGCCTTAAAAACCACAGTTGAAGATGACATGTTAGAGCACATACGTAAGGCTAAGACACCAAAAGAAGCGTGGGATACCTTCGCCACATTCTTTTCAAAAAGGAATGATACAAGACTGCAGCTTCTCGAGAACGAGTTGTTATCGGTGGCCCAACGAGACATGACGATTGCCGAATATTTCCACAAGGTAAAGTCTATTTGCCGTGAAATTTCTGAGTTAGATCCTAGTGCTGCCATTGTAGAATTCAGgataaaaagaataattatCCATGGATTGAGACCCAAATATCGAGGCTTCGTTGCCGCTGTACAAGGATGGCCGACCCAACCATCACTTGTTGAGTTTGAGAATTTGCTTGCCGATCAAGAAGCTTTGGCAAAGCAAATGGGAGGGGTCTTGTTAAAAGGTGAAGAGGAAGCGCTTTACACCAAAAGTAAAGGCAGCTTCAAGTAG